atgaatacctAATTCTAATGACCCTATAATTTTACAACAATCACTGCATtgtttaagataaaaatattaggaCCTTTTGCTGGGAAACCAGAGCCAGGGAGTAGGGGGAAGGGGACAGGGAATTCCTTTGTTCCTTGTCTAAGACTTTGTCCAAGACTAATCCCTTGGGACCCAAGTGCTTCTTCACAGACTATGCAACTAGAAGAGTAGATTGTGTCTTGTGATATAAACAGGTATATAGTGggatctctgtcttttttttttttatctcactTTTCCACAAATAATCAGAATACCTTAAAGCCCTGCATCTCGTATTGAGATGTGCTCCAGGTTCTTGTGGGCAGTTACAAATTAGTTCTATGAATTGTTAGAAGTTTTAGTTCTTGGATTCTTGAGTCCTTGTATTAGGAAATGTGCCAGCACAATTCCTCTATCTAAATCCAGCTTCTACAGAGCTCTCAAAAGGGACATCCATACACTTAACTCGTGATCAACTTTAGCTACTCGTATTTTAGTAAGAAGACATGGAGAAGAGCAGCAAGCCTAGTGTTCAAGAACACAGGCTTCAGAATCAGAAAGATCTGGTTCAAATTCCAACTCTGTactttcctagctgtgtgaccctaaACAAATAACCTctccaagtctcagttttctcatctataatatggaaacaaaaatggTCCTCAAAgaactgtgaagattaaatgagaatatCTGTAATGTAGTACAGTAAGGAAAATAAGTAGAGTAATGTAGTAAGTAGCTTAGAGTAGTGACTGGCTAAGGGTCCAGCTAATAGTTTTCATTCCTATAAGGTACACTCAAGGGACCAAATGAAAGAAGGGCTCACTACATTCTGACTTCCCTTTGGTAGTACACTTTTCATGCCAGGCCCTGAGAAGCTGCTGACAGGCAGGAACCAAAGCCTTGACCCATACTGGTTTTCCACTTCCCTCTTTAATTTCCACTACTTTAAAGCTTTGCCAAAATGTCTTTCCACAGACATTCGAGGCAGAAGAACTCAGTGATCAACAAAAAGCACCACAGATAAAAAACAAGGCAGACTTGCAGGATGGAAAGGCAAGTGGACTGCATGTACTTAAAATTTCAAGATCGTCAATGTCACACCGCTGGAAACAGCCTGCTGACAATCAGGGCTAATTTGGGTAGGCAGATAGGTAGGATCTGGGTTTTTAGGGTTTATTAGATTTATGACCTGCTGAGACATTGCACTTCTTTCCTGGAACCTCTTATTCCTTTAGCTCTCTTCTTTCATCCCAGGCTCCCAAATCCCCCTCATCACCTAGGAAGACTGAGAGTGAACTGGAGAAATCATTTGCAGAGAAAGTGAAGGATATAAGGAAGGTAGTACAGCCATTCTGAATGGTAATGGCTTTTAGAACTAGTAAATTAGAAATCTTTAATGTTGCAGTAATTTGCCCAAGCTATGGTGTGCTCTTGGACCAATTTTTATAGATTTGGTTCCCCTGTGTTACTATATTTAAGTCAGAGTGATATCACAAGTTTCTGGGAAATCATATTAGGAAAAAGTGAGAGAAGCTATACCAACAATGATAACTCTGCAACAGCTAAATGATGTCAGAACTCCTGTTCATTTGTCTTTGAAAATGTATTCAGTTTTTTCAGATATTATGTTTGTATCTCATCTTCCCATAAACAACTCACCAACAGAAAATAACTCTATTCATTTGGCTTTTAGAGGGTGGCTTGTACAGTTGAGGCCAATTAAGAGAATCCTGCAGTTAAAGTCAATTTAATAGTAAATTGTGACACTATAATTTTGCTATAAGGCTTTTGCAGCATATTGAGAAAACTGATTTCTGATCTCaatttactttgtcacccagaggCTCTTTCTTCCACCAGGAAAAGCAACAGAGGAAAATGGAATGGGTCAAGTATCAGGAACAAAACAACATCCTTCAGGTACTAAGGTCTTCCAAGGCTGGATATAGGATGCAATTTCATTCATATAATACAAAGGCTTTTAGCTGCATATTGTGAAGCCCAGTCCCCACATCCTAGATTACCAATTGCCCTGCTAAAACAAATGTGTCATAGAAAGATAGCTGAAGGGACCTATCTCTGAAATTGGAATAAATGGTATTTCTTCCTATGTTCTTGATTTTGTTCTATtctaaatggggaaaaataacaaatactttcTACCCAACTTTTAAAGACTGAGCATGATGGAATTACTTTTTAACTTCTGAGTAAAGAGGATTCAGGTAACAATGGATTCAGAGAAGCCAATCCTATATGTGTAGTTTTGGAAAATGTTCTTTTCAGAATGATTTTCATGGCAAAGTGATTCAGCTGAGAATTGAAGCCTTGAAGAACTACCAGAAGGCCAATGACCTGAAATTATCACTGTATTTGCAGCAGAATTTTGAGCCAATGCAAGCATTTTTAAATCTTCCTGGGTCCCAAGGTAGGTAGAATAGCCCAGGTACACagtttgaggttttgttttgtttgttttatattggAGACCTTTACTTGTAAAGTGAGCaacataatgcctggcacatagtaagttaAATGTTAGTAGTACAGtaacaatttttttcattatttttatttctttatttattttgagacagagtcttgctctgttgcccaggctggagtgcagtggcacgacctcggctcactgctacctctgcctcctgggtcccagttcaagcaattctcctgcctcagcctcccgagtagctgggattacaggcatgcaacaccatgcccagctaatttttgtatttttagtaaagacggggtttcaccatgttggccaggctggtcttgaactcctgacctcgtgatccacccacattctacctcctaaagtgctgggattacaggtgtgagccaccgcgcccggcctatcatgACTTTTATGACTCAGAAGCTTATGTACTAAGGCAAATATTCTCTCTGGGAGAATTGTTTTCCTTTGTAAAGATAAAGTAATATATTACATACTTAGCATATGTAGCTGATACATAGTTAGCACTcaataaaatatgtttcctttCCACCTCATCCCCTTTTCTAGGAATTAGAATTGTTTAATCTTATTAATCTGGCTGGAATAGACTCTGCTACTTCAAAGTAGGCGGCCAAGGAGACAGACATCTGACAATGGTTGTGAATTTCATCCAGTTGTCCCTCTGAGAGTTTCAGCGATTTCCCCACAGAATTTATGGcaatattagagaaaataatatagttcattaaaaaatagaatataggGGTGGCTCTGAGGACAGGGAAAAGGTTCTTAAATTTTCACGTATCTATGAATATgaactccattttttaaaagggacAGGCAATGGGCAATCATGGCCAAGGGATGACAATGTTCTATTAGTATCAGTGTGTATGTTTCTAATTTCTTAGTCTTATTCTGTAAAGGGCTTAAACAGCTTATAAAAATCACAGTCAACACATAgggttaaataaatatatgagtaaatcaaataaaagggaaaataagttGAAGCTGGGCAAATACACAAGAATGCATAATGGGAGTACTGTACAGCTGGCAGAGGTAGGCTACAAATTTGGTTCTGAATTTTCCAGTAAAAAGAAACATGGATTTGCAAAACTCATGAAATAACAACAAACCAATTAATTGCTCAGGAGAAACAGTTTTTCCTGGTGTTGAAATCTGAGAGAAATTTCTCCTCCAGGACCATATAATGGGGGCAGGACATTGTGTGATGATAGTCGCCAATGTCTTcaacaatatttcaaaataaattcagaatcCAAATTTCCTAGGTTGTTTCTCCTCTGTTCTTTGGCATAATCTGATAAAAACATattaatctgaatttttttaagtgatgaaTTGACTCAAGATGATTTGATTCAGGTACATAAGACTCCCTGGTCTGGCTTGATCCACAGGTAAATTTTAGAAAACTAGAAGACTGGACTGACTATCCTTCAGGCAGTATTCcatgcatatttttctttcaacttatGTTATAATAATAATCGGATAGcataaaattggaaagaaaccTGGAATGCAACCAGAAGCAGTATTAAATCATTaagatacaaatttaaaagatagAGAAGAGGGTTATGAGGAAGACAGATAGGTCCCTGttttacttcattaaaaattagctgaaggTCATCTCAAGGGATCTATAGGGTAAAGAGCCAAAAgctttttagctccagaattaAATTAAGTCTAAATTAGTAAATAAGGGTTCCATTCAACTTGATTGTTTCAGGAGATATTTTTTCCCCTTGCATGTAAAACATTGAATCAACTTTGAATTGGAACAGCCACAGATCCACaccttcttttctttgctttccttttatgTTCCTGGAGAATTAAATGATAGGGTATCATACTGCTTAGTTACCACAGATTAATGTAGCCACAGGCAATGGATCAGTGTGTTATATTGATTCTGCATTCATTTAGCACTAATTATGGGccagtttcattttttaacacaCGTGTTCAAACTCTATAGGTTTGTCTGAGCACAAGTGGATTTGAAATCTAATGGAGTCCTATATTTTGGTTATGTGGCCTATTTTTTTCACCTCTAGTATTTGATTAttgaaaagaagacaaatattCTCTtcataaaggattttaaaagtaattatgtaAAGAAGTTAATACCAACAGTAATAATTTCTTAATGGTAGGTGTTGTAGTATTTTCCAACTTTGTGTATCACTGGggctattatttattatttgctgtTTACACTGATTTCTTTAGTTTCCTAAATGCATTCCTTGAAAGTAAAAGTTTTATTACTACTTTAaatgaagaatcaatatagttTTCCATAATAGAAGGTAAACTTCataataaatacacacaaaaaaccaaGATTTTAATGttctataaaaatacataagcCTGAGATCTATTTTATCTCCTATAGGAAGCGAGATTAGAAAGACATAGAGAAttttgaccaggcacggtggctcatgcctgtaatcctagcactttgggaagccaaggcaggtggatcatgaggtcaggagatcgagaccatcctggttaacatggtgaaaccccatctctacaagaaaatacaaaaaattagccaggtgtggtggcacatgcctatagtcccagatactcaggaggctgaggcaggagaatcgcttgaacctgggaggcagaggctgcagtgagctgagatcgcaccattgcactccagcctgggtgacagagcaagactttatatcaaaaaaaaaaaaaaaaaaaaagagaattttaaagaaagCCAGCACCAAACTGCAACTTTCTCCTTGATGCCATCAAgtttgaaataattgaaaaggcaataattttctcactgtgaTTTATAGTATTTAATGCCACGTTCCAACACTGGAACTTATCCCAATTGCCACCTAAAATAATCTCATCATCAAATTTTGGCAAATTGtaatttaaggaaaaaagcatGAATTTAGACCGACACACATGAGTTGCAGGCCTTCCTCTGAGGCTCACCAGTTATATgacttgggaaagtcacttaatttcagtttttaaaaatacaaacaatactAACATGGAGTATGTTAACAACTTAATATCTTGTGTAACCCTCACAGTGACTCTATGAAAGGTATTATAGAACAAGAAACAAGCTCAGAGAAGCCAGGCTTCTGGCTCCATATTCAATCCTTATTTGCTAGATTATGCTACAAAATGGATGTGTAAAAGTATGTGACTTTTCATGCCTCTTCTAGATCTAAACGCTATAATttgaatacaaatttattatctgtTTATAATGTATAATCTTCCCAGTGAAGAATCATACTCCCTAAGGTTAACTTGTTGAGCAGGAGATTGGTAATTCTGCATTTAGCCCAGTAGGTGGCACCAACCACATCCAGGCTTCAAGTCCACAGAGTGGTAATTCAGGAACCATGAAATGCTGTGGGAGAGATCCGTCTTCCATTACTCTCAGGACAAAAGGTGCCACATTTATGTATCAAacgaaaaaaggaaaaaatttcttGATGTTTTATCACACGGTCTTTTGGCAGCAAGGTATATTACTGGCAGCCTTGATTAGACCATGTTAAACTCAGTGTTCTGTTGCATAATTTTTACCTAGTATTTTACTCCCTGTACTACAGTtctctccatttcaaaaaagtCACTGCCCACTTCCTCCACAATCCTTGTAGAATAGTGTTCCCTTCTACCACAGATAAATCACGTGACTGGggcactaaaatgaaaaataaaagatggtgtttatttgaagtttgtaTACTTAATAGTGTTATAGGACAGTGTTCCTTCTTCTCTAGTTTCAAAAGAATTGAACTGCACAAACCTGTCTTAGAGAAAGGGCAGAATATAATTTTGGACACACCTCTCAATAAATCAGGGTACAGGCTCTTCTGTTCTAAGCATTTCCAAGTAGAGGAAGGGTTTACCTCAGTACCCTTAGCCAAGAACTCCTCCTCCCACTGTCCTATGTGCTGGTTGGCTAAgttgcagtggtatgatctgtGTAGCTGGCAAAATACAATCCTGTGCTAATATTACTGATTTTGTTACACATTAACAAATCCCTACTTTTGAATTCCCTTGATGCCCAGGATGTGGCATTACCATCATCCATGTTATCTTTGGCATGCTGCATCACTTAGTCTGTTTACACCTACGGTGAAGtctttacttttgatttttctgGAGACAGGTGACATTTGAAAggatttactttcccaccagtgtaaaattataatttgacTCAGGGTGTATTGTAGGCCCTCCCTAACTTCTACAGAGTCCAGAAAGCAAGTTTGTGGACTTTGGCAGTCACCTAGCTTAGAGAGCACAGGTGCTAAGCAATCTCTAAATTCAACTGAATTTCCCATCATATCTCCTGGTGTTTAAAGAAGAGGTTTATCTTCAGCAATGATATAACTTGTGTTAAGACATTTGATTCtgacagcttttcttttctctcctcccctcaaTCCCCACCAACTCTTAGCATTTCCTTGAGGTCTTCTGAGAAAAACCTGAAGGTTGGTTGTGAGTATTATGCTACACTTATAAATTCAGATGAAAGCCCAGCGAGGTGGGAAATGAATACTCTTGAAACCTTATTTACTCTCTAACTCCTTCTGTTCTGAAAGCAAGTCATTCTTCCTGGCTTTAACCTTTACTTCACTTTAGTATTTTTCTTCCTGATGGCTGAACTATACTTCAGCAGGTGCTGCTGAAGGGAAAATAGTAGTGTTAAGCTAAAATGCTGAAAGGCAGGGGCGGAAAACCACAGCTAGCTCAAATCCGGGTCCTTGATAAGTAGTACTGTTGCTTTCAAGTACAGGCTTTTTCAAGCTTTGAGGCAACATGAACCTTTTGAATGTCAAAGTTAGGTTTATGGTATTAATAGGTTATAAAGTTAATTTCTAAACTAAGTcattcttttacttctttaagacCTCACAGAAATTCAGGGggagaaaaacttttttttccccctaaatataaattttgaagcttgacaaaataaactgtacccttattaatattattttaatgggtGACAACAAATTCCATAATTTGTGGGCATCATCCACTCAGGAGTGCAGCAGTATGTCTAGGAAAGTGTTATCATATTTAGCTAATAAAAAAAGGATACcctattaaatttgaatttcaccaAATAATTTGTAGTATGTGTGTCCCAAATATTTCATGAGATATATGAAACATTATTTGGtgtttatattaaaattcaaatttaactgggagTCCCATATTTAAGTCTGGCAACTCTAATTTAGGACAGACTTACTATGGGTCCTACTGAGCACCCTATAattctccctttttctccttttcattgcctcccttccccttctcacCCTACGCCTGCCATTCTCTatgcttcctctttctcttcccccatCTTTATCTTTTGTTTACTCTCCACTATCTACAATTGACCATTTTTGTGAAATATATCTATCTGGTTTATCTGagggtatgtatatatacacataacttATTATTCCACTTTTTTATTTACTTGCATATAATTCTTAAATGAATTTTCCCCCTGTGGGACATGAGctctaaacagaaaaaatagtCTGCCACTCCAACTTCTTAAATAATGTTTGAcaaagttattttcaaaaaaaaaaaatcagaaaattcacaTCAATGCTAATACCCACAgtgatacaaaacaaaacaaaactagttttttgtttttttgtttttccctcctcAAAAGCAGCTCTTGTTTTCCTAATGTTTTCCCTTAGGTACTATGGGCACTACAACTATGGACAGAGTGACTACTGGCAGAAATGAACACCAGGTGGTGAGAACTACTTTctttaaacaaaccaaaaatcatTTTAAGGGCTTGAATAGATAGTGGGTATAGACTTTTGGAATGCATTGCTTAACATAtattctaatttaatattttaggaGATTTGCAAAGTGGGTGCTAGGGTACTCAATATTTTAGCTGtcctttttcctctgttttttcctGTCTTAGAGAATTCTGGGAGCAAAGATCTACACAGAACAACAAGGAACTAAAGGAAGTCAGCCTGATGATGCAGGAGGGAGGCTCTTTTTTCTGAGGTCACTGTCAGATGAAGCACTGAAGAATTAGCAGGCTTTCACTCCATTTGCTTTGGACAGATTTAAAGACAAGGCATAGCCATTTGTGTTAATTAAAATCTCTCAAACCTTTGTTTTAGTGCTgttttccctctctccccccaCCAATCTGGGTGGAAATGTTGAATGTTTGGCCTTAAACATGTATGGAATGTAGTCATTTAGGGATTGTAAACAGCCTCTGATTATTTTGATAGCTTTTGGATTTGAAGTGACCACATTTCAACCACATTGTACAATATGTTTTTACTAAGTCCATAAAAAGGAACTCCCCTCCACTTCTGAAGTATGTAATTGTGGACAGATCCACCACTGGGAAATGAGCAAAAGTAggcacaaaataagtaaaattacatACCACAGACTTCTTTCACTCTCTCACCAAAAACATCAAAATGCCCTGTTGATTCTGCCACCTTGTTATCTATTCCTTGAGTATCATCCACCTTCCTAGTACCACTGTggttttttacttgtttttgttttttcccctaggccctccttcctgcctggaTTACTATAGCCTCTTAATTGGTTTCCCTGCTTCCAATCCCTCTAATTCGTCTTCCACAGTACCACTGAAGCTatcttttataaaacataaatgagatcatgtcactccccTACTGGTTTCTTGCTGAAGTCCAAGGTCCCTCACAGACCATAAATGATCTGCCTCCTGTCTACCTTCTCCGTCTCATTTTTCACTATGTACCCCTTCTCTCATACATTCCACATTGAGCTCCACATTACTGTTAATATTTACAGTTCTCTCCCCATGTATCATGAGTTCTATTAGCTCCACGCACAAAGTGGAAAGACACTTCTATCCTGTAGCTATGACCACTGCCTGTTTGTCTTAAGGACTGAATGTGCTGCCCTTCTATCCCACTAATTCTCAATCCTAGCTGTGTACTGGAATCCCCttaagaactttgaaaaatagCATTCTACTGGGTCCCACCCCAGATAATTTAAATTATGGTAACTGAGCGATAGGACAAAAGCATCCGTATGCTTTAAAAGCTTCTCAGGAAATTCTAATGTACAATCAGGTTTGAGACTTGTTGCTAGGCTCTCTTACTTTTGTCATAGCACTAAATGAATTCTATCGCAATTATTGATTTATCCAGCTACCTTCCTCACAAGGTCGTGAGCTCTTTGAAACCTGGTATTCTATCTCGTTATCTTTTCATTTGACTGCCTAACACAGTGCGTAGTATTTTAAAGAGGCTCAGTAAATGACATGTAGAAGGCCACAGAAAGTTAATTTCCAAGTCCCAGGTCTCTTGATGTCCTGCCTTGTGTAAATTACCACTGGATTATATCATAGTTCCTGAGATCTTCAGATATTTTCTTCTCCTCTAAGTTGTCATTAATTTCCTATCTCATGTCAGTATATAAGAGTTGATTTGTCACAAAACACTTCATAATCTGTAGGAATCCCTCATACTTTCTGGTAATAAGCAAAGTGAGCCAGCCAATTCAAAATCTTCTTTTTCTCAAAGTCAATTTAAATCTTTAAAGACgcattttaaagatgaattttttaaatgtacttttgcACTGGAAAAGGTTTACAAGAAATCACAGAATTTTGGCATTAGAAGGAACTTTAAATAACTATAAAGTTTCCTTTGCTTTCCAAAAAAGGAAACTGGAGTTCAGATACATTGAAAAGGTGTCTAAATTCCTTCAGTTAATTGGAGCCAGAGCTGGTTACTGGAGCCCAGGTATTAATACTGCCAGTTCATATTCCAATCTAACTTGTATCTTTCCTCTCCTAACCACAAAAATAATGGGCTCTTAAACACTGAGGTGATTACTTTCATATTCTACCAACTGAGTTAGTGGAGTATGTAATTTATATCGTTTCAAGAAAGCCATCACTGTACTTATTTAGTCCCTGGGAGATTCTGGCAGTCCTGAGAGATTTTCCAAGTCAATTGGATTAGACGGAGCAATgagaacaaaagataaaaatataaaatctgaatgtACTACTGATTACCTTGAACTAGTCATTTAACCTTAGGGCTTTAGATTccgaattttaaaattaaattaaaagactatcatttgaatgttttaaaattatgttgttgttgttgttgttttttaaccaCTACAATGAGTTTGGATTAGTATATGACCTGTCCCCCCCTGCTTTTTTAACTAACACATGGAATAAAGTAGTTTACTTGGTAGCTGAGGTTGTAACTTCTTAAAAAGTGAATTATTTGCCATTGTCAAAGTATTTACATTCTATGTTCATTATCAGTCAGGCTTAACATCTTTCCCTCAAATGTTccaaatctttccattttttcaaaacacaaaactgGGATAGCCTGTTATTCTACTTTGTCTTTAGGACTTCATATTGGATTCTGACTTTCATAAGGGCAGCATAAAGTTATCAGTTAGATTGGGTGACTCCTCATGAGTGTCTGCAtttcaatgaatccaggaaatGGATCTCAGTTTTGTGAGTACAGACAAATTCATATGGTCAACTTATTCAAAAGGTCAGAGAGTTATTCAAGCAACTTAAACTCCCTAGAGATTAACTGATACATCCAATATTAAATTACAGAGAGGGCTATACCTTACAACTTGGTGGGAATATGTCTATATTGTCTATATTTAGGGTATTCCTATCTCTAAATCAAGTTATAGTAAACTGAACTAGTAATCAAAAAGTACTTGGGATTGAAACAtcattattatagttttatttgtacTCATAATATTCTAATTATATTCCTCTGAGAATAAAATCTCTGATAACCTTAACCCCATATGGGCAATACTTTTCAAGTTCAAGGTCAATTGAGGAAAAAGCTGTTCCACCAGCAATACATTTACAAATCATAACTTTGGGTAGACTACTTTTGTAgcttatctcatttattttatcttgacTTTCTAGCTATGTAGAGGATATTGGCTAACATTCTACCCCAAAAAGTTGCCTTTCTGCATTGCCAGAAAGTGATTAGTAATGTTTGTCACACTTCTTTCCTAAATGAAATAAGGCCAACAACAGCTTGATACTTTAATCTTTAGTCTAGAATTACAATAGTCAAAGAGGGGAAGCGACAATGCACAACATTTTGCCTTACACTCATAGATCCAGGCAGAAAATCTAGTTTTAGTGTGGTTTATGTGAACAATGGCCACCTTAGATGGTGTCTCTCCTTTTATTGGTAGAGGCTTCTGTAATCTGTTGCGCAACAAGTAAAATCTCTATTAGTCCCTCTGGCACCTTGGAAGGAGCCTGCATTGCTACCAATTCAAAGTCCCTATTGCTTCATATGTTCTGtatttagtcaacaaatattaGGAAATGGGAAGAGAACAAGGTCCTGTGCTGGAAAGGGAGGCTTGCTCTGCAACCAATCAATTCACGGCAGGAGATGCACAGGCAGATACATATGACATATAATTATTACACGGTAAAATTGAGAATCTTCAGGCCAACTAAAAAATCCATCTTCTCTACTTCTTTCACAAATTCACTTATGATTCCTAACATGAAAACTTACTTAAGGTTCATTTTAAGTATAAAACATGATATAAACATTCCTAGAAACTGCATTTCCCCCAATTATTAGTCAACCTGGGGAAAATGAGATTACTTAGGTTAACaaaataagttttgttttgtacattgctttttaaggaaaaatatttttctggggACGCTGGGCTTTAAGATAAATTTTAGTTAAATGGAAACCAATGAACAACGGTAGAAAAGCACgatgcttttgatttttctttttttttttttttttttttttgagacggagtctcgctctgtcgcccaggctggagtgcagtggccggatctcagctcactgcaagctccgcctcccgggttcacgccattctccggcctcagcctcccgagtagctgggactacaggcgcccgccacctcgcccggctagttttttttttgtatttcttaatagagacggggtttcaccgtgttagccaNNNNNNNNNNNNNNNNNNNNNNNNNNNNNNNNNNNNNNNNNNNNNNNNNNNNNNNNNNNNNNNNNNNNNNNNNNNNNNNNNNNNNNNNNNNNNNNNNNNNNNNNNNNNNNNNNNNNNNNNNNNNNNNNNNNNNNNNNNNNNNNNNNNNNNNNNNNNNNNNNNNNNNNNNNNNNNNNNNNNNNNNNNNNNNNNNNNNNNNNNNNNNNNNNNNNNNNNNNNNNNNNNNNNNNNNNNNNNNNNNNNNNNNNNNNNNNNNNNNNNNNNNNNNNNNNNNNNNNNNNNNNNNNNNNNNNNNNNNNNNNNNNNNNNNNNNNNNNNNNNNNNNNNNNNNNNNNNNNNNNNNNNNNNNNNNNNNNNNNNNNNNNNNNNNNNNNNNNNNNNNNNNNNNNNNNNNNttttttgtatttcttaatagagacggggtttcaccgtgttagccaggatggtctcgatctcctgacctcgtgatccgcccgtctcggcctcccaaagtgctgggattacaggcttgagccaccgcgcccggccattgatTTTTCAAAAGGTCCATTTGAAGTCAACCCATGTCAGTTTTTAAGCTTGAAACTATCTTTTCTTGACATATATACTGAATCCTAAAAACTGAAGGCA
The Theropithecus gelada isolate Dixy chromosome 7b, Tgel_1.0, whole genome shotgun sequence DNA segment above includes these coding regions:
- the CCDC196 gene encoding putative coiled-coil domain-containing protein 196, whose product is MTSGANSPGSYLPSKIRSSKIDDNYLKELNKDLMLRKQELLEMLKPLEDKNNLLFQKLMSNLEEKQRSLQIMRQIMAGKGCEESSVMELLKEAEEMKQNLERKNKTLRKEMEMLWNKTFEAEELSDQQKAPQIKNKADLQDGKAPKSPSSPRKTESELEKSFAEKVKDIRKEKQQRKMEWVKYQEQNNILQNDFHGKVIQLRIEALKNYQKANDLKLSLYLQQNFEPMQAFLNLPGSQGTMGTTTMDRVTTGRNEHQVRILGAKIYTEQQGTKGSQPDDAGGRLFFLRSLSDEALKN